The DNA region CCGCACAAGAACTACGAGGAGTTCTACGACCGGCTGTTGGCCGAAGGAATGCAGTTCGTGCGCGGCCGCGTGGCCGAGGTCACGGATGCTGCCCGGCTGCCGGGCGAGCAGGGCATGCTCATCGTGCAATCCGAGGACACGCTCGCCGGCCGCCAGCGCCGCACACCGGTCGACATGGTGGTGCTGATGGGCGCCCTCGAGCCGCGGCACGACGCCCGTGAGACTGCCATCAAGTTCGGCATCTCGTGCAGCATGAACGGCTGGTTCACCGAGCGCCACCCCAAGCTCGATCCGGTGGCCACCATGACCGATGGCGTGTTCATCGCCGGCGTCTGCCAGGGCCCCAAAGACATCCCGGACGCCGTCGCCCAAGGCTCGGCGGCCTCCGCCCGCATCCTGGGCATGATCACCAAGGGCACGGTGCTGATCGAGCCGGTGGTGGCGACGATCCACGAAGAGAACTGCTCCGGCTGCCGCATCTGCAACAACCTTTGCCCGTATAACGCCATCACATTCCTGGACGACAAGGGCGTCAGCTACGTCAACGCCGCACTGTGCAAGGGGTGCGGCACCTGTGTCGCTGCCTGCCCCGCCCAAGCCATCAGCGGCGCCCATTTCAGCAACGAGCAGATCTTCGCCGAAATCGAGGGTTTGCTGTACGACGCCAACGGCGGGAACGGCGCCGGGCCGAAGGTCGAGCCCGCCGTCGTGCTGGCCTAAGGGAGGGACTGAGAGATGAGTGATACCTTCGAGCCCAAGATCGTCGCCTTCCTGTGCAACTGGTGCTCCTACCGGGCGGCCGACCTAGCTGGCACCTCCCGCATCAAGTACGAGCCCAACGTGCGCATGATTCGTGTGATGTGCAGCGGCCGGGTGGACCCGACCTTCGTGCTCAAGGCCTTCGCGCTCGGCGCCGACGGGGTGATGATCGCCGGCTGCCATCCCGGTGAATGCCACTACCTGGAGCAGAACTACAAAGCCATGCGCCGCTATCACCTGCTGCGTCATACCCTGCGCAGCATGGGGATGGAAGAGAACCGGGTCCGGCTCCAATGGGCCTCGGCGGCGGAGGGAGCTCAACTGGCAGTGGCCATCAACGACATGATCGAGAAGGTCCGGGCGCTCGGGCCGTTGAACTGGTCTTCCAACTGGAATGAGAACGGCCATCGGCTGGAAGCGCTGGAGAAGATGGCGCAAGAACACGCCGAAGCCATGGAGGTGCCGGCATGACGGGCAAGCCGAAACTGGCGCTGTACTGGGCGGCTTCGTGCGGCGGGTGCGACATCGCGGTCCTGGCCATCGACGACAAGATCCTTGAGGTCGCCAACCTGTTCGACATCGTGCTGTGGCCGGTGGCCATCGACGCCAAGGTGCGCGACATCGAGAGGCTGGCCGACGGCAGCATCGACGTCTGCCTGTTTAACGGCGGCATCCGCAATAGCGAGCAGGAGTACATGGCCCGCCTACTGCGGGCGAAGGCGAAGGTGCTGGTGGCCTTCGGCTCGTGCGCCCACGAGGGCTGCATCCCCGGCCTGGCCAACGCCAACAGCCGCGACGAGATCTTCCAGTACGTGTACAAGGACAGCCCTTCGGTCGACAACCCGCAGGGGCTCGTCCCTGTGCCGGATTTCGAGGTCCCCGAGGGCACGCTGCACATCCCGGTCTTCTACGACACCCTCAAGACGCTGGACCAGACGGTCCCAGTGGATTACTACCTGCCGGGGTGTCCGCCCGAGGCCGAGAACATCTGGACGGCGGTGCAGGCCGTGGCGGCCGGGTTGGCCGGCGCCCCCCTGCCTCCGACTGGCACGGTACTCGGCGCCCAAACCACGGTCTGCGACGAGTGCAAGCGCACGCGGACGGAGAAGAAGATCAAGGTGTTCAAGCGGGTGTGGGAGATCCTCCCCAACGAGACCGAATGCCTGCTCGAGCAAGGCCTGGTGTGCTGCGGGATTGCCACCCGCGGCGGCTGCGGGGCTCTGTGCCCGGTGGTCAACTCCCCGTGCATTGGCTGCCATGGGCCGAATGAAGGCGTGCAAGACTTCGGCGCCCGCATGATCTCCGCCCTGGCATCGGTCATCGACTCGGACAATCCCGCCGAGATCGACCACATCATCGAACAGGGGATCCCGGATCCCCTGGGAACGTTCTACCGCTTCAGCCTGGCCCACAGCCTGCTGCGGCGCACCAAGCTCGGCAACGGGAACGGCGCCGCCCAACACGCCGCCGTGCCCGCTGGGCGAACTGCCTGATGCTGGAGGTGGATGGATGAAGCGAATCTCAATCGACCCGGTTACTCGGCTGGAAGGCCACGGCAAGATCGACATCTTCCTGGACGAAAAGGGAGATGTCGCCAACGCCTACTTCCAGATTCCCGAGCTGCGCGGCTTCGAGGTGTTCTGCGTCGGCCGCCAGGCCGAGGATATGCCCAACCTGACCGACCGCATCTGCGGCGTGTGCCCCGAGGCGCATCACATGGCGGCCAGCAAGGCGCTCGACGCCGTGTTCCATGTCGAGCCGCCGCCGGCCGGCAAGAAGCTGCGCGAGTTGATGTACAGCATCTTCTTCGCCACCGACCACACCACCCACTTCTATGCCCTGGGTGGGCCGGATTTCATCGTCGGGCCAGACGCTCCGGCGGCGGAGCGCAACATCCTTGGGGTGGTGGCAAAGGTCGGAATGGAAGTGGCCGGCAAGGTGCTCAAGATGCGCCGCGATGGCCACAACCTGATCCAGCTTATGGCCGGCCGGCGCGTCCAGCCCAACTGGGGCGTGCCCGGCGGGGTCAGCCGCGGCATCAATGAGGAGCAGCGCCGCGAGATCGAGCTGCGCGGGCGTGAGGCCATCGATTTCGCCCTGTTCTCCATCCAAGCCTTCAAGGACATCGTCCTGGGCAACAAGGCCTATGTCGACCTGATCGTGGGCGACATCTACACTCACAAGACCTACTCGATGGGCATGGTCGACGCCAACAACAAGGTCAACTTCTACGACGGCAAGGTCCGGATCGTCGATCCTGACGGGGTCGAGCTGCTGAAGTACTCCCCCAACGAATACCTCGACGTCATCGCCGAACACGTCGAGCCCTGGACCTACCTGAAATTCCCGTATCTCAAGAAGGTGGGCTGGAAGGGGCTCGTCGATGGCAAGGACTCCGGGGTCTACAAGGCCACCCCGCTCTCACGGCTTAACGCCAGCGACGGGATGGCTACGCCCAAGGCCCAGGCGGCCTACGAGGAGTTCTTCAAGACGCTGGGCGGCAAGCCCGTACACCACACGCTGGCCACCCACTGGGCCCGCCTGGTCGAGCTGCTGTACGCCACCGAACGCTGGGTTGAGCTGGCGACCGACCCCGAGATCACCAGCCCGAACTTCCGCACCCTGCCGACCGCCACGCCGGACGAGGGCGTGGGCATCGTCGAGGCCCCGCGCGGCACGCTGACCCACCACTACAAAACGGACAGCCGTGGGATTCTGACCGAGGTCAACCTGGTGGTGGGTACAACCAACAACTACGCCCCGATCTCGATGTCGGTCAAAAAGGCCGCCCAGGGGTTGATCAAGAAGGGAGTGGTGAACGAGGGATTGCTGAACATGGTCGAGATGGCGTTCCGGGCCTACGATCCATGCTTCGGCTGCGCCACGCACAGCCTCCCAGGGCAGATGCCGCTGGTAGTTCGGCTTCTGGCACCGGACGGCGAAGTCATCCGCCAGTTGACCCAGAACCTGGACGGCTGAGAGGCCCTGGTCGGCCGGATGCGCACCCTCGTCCTCGGCCTCGGCAACCCGATTCTGCGGGACGACAGCGTCGGCCTGCGGGTCGTGCGGCAGGTCGCGGCCGCGGTTGGGGCAGCCGCGGACCTGGACGTGTCCGAGGACTACCACGGCGGGCTGCGGCTGATGGAGCGATTGGTGGGCTACGACCGGGCGGTGATCATCGACGCCATCCAGAGCGGCGCCCCCCCCGGGAGCCTGATCCGGCTCGGGGTAGAGGACCGTCCAACGCAGCGCAGCGCTTCGACGCATGATGTCAACCTGCCGACGGCGCTGGCCCTCGGCCGGCAGGCCGGGGCGCATTTGCCGCCTCCAGACCAGATCACAATCATCGCCGTCGAGGCGCAGGACGTGCTATCATTCGGCGAAACTCTGACCCCGGAAGTCGAACGCGCGATCCCCCTGGCCACGCAGGCGGTCCTGCAGCTGTTGGGATTGGAGAAGGAGAGTGCCTGAATGATCTCGCCGGAAACCCTGCGCCGCTACCCGTACTTCGCCGGCCTGCCCGAGGAGGCCCTCAAACAAGTGGCGATGCTCAGCGAGCAACGCCCCTTCAAGGCCGGTGAGCATTTGTTCGAGGAGAGCGCGGCTTA from Anaerolineales bacterium includes:
- a CDS encoding Ni/Fe hydrogenase subunit alpha; the protein is MKRISIDPVTRLEGHGKIDIFLDEKGDVANAYFQIPELRGFEVFCVGRQAEDMPNLTDRICGVCPEAHHMAASKALDAVFHVEPPPAGKKLRELMYSIFFATDHTTHFYALGGPDFIVGPDAPAAERNILGVVAKVGMEVAGKVLKMRRDGHNLIQLMAGRRVQPNWGVPGGVSRGINEEQRREIELRGREAIDFALFSIQAFKDIVLGNKAYVDLIVGDIYTHKTYSMGMVDANNKVNFYDGKVRIVDPDGVELLKYSPNEYLDVIAEHVEPWTYLKFPYLKKVGWKGLVDGKDSGVYKATPLSRLNASDGMATPKAQAAYEEFFKTLGGKPVHHTLATHWARLVELLYATERWVELATDPEITSPNFRTLPTATPDEGVGIVEAPRGTLTHHYKTDSRGILTEVNLVVGTTNNYAPISMSVKKAAQGLIKKGVVNEGLLNMVEMAFRAYDPCFGCATHSLPGQMPLVVRLLAPDGEVIRQLTQNLDG
- a CDS encoding hydrogenase iron-sulfur subunit, with translation MSDTFEPKIVAFLCNWCSYRAADLAGTSRIKYEPNVRMIRVMCSGRVDPTFVLKAFALGADGVMIAGCHPGECHYLEQNYKAMRRYHLLRHTLRSMGMEENRVRLQWASAAEGAQLAVAINDMIEKVRALGPLNWSSNWNENGHRLEALEKMAQEHAEAMEVPA
- a CDS encoding hydrogenase maturation protease, with the protein product MRTLVLGLGNPILRDDSVGLRVVRQVAAAVGAAADLDVSEDYHGGLRLMERLVGYDRAVIIDAIQSGAPPGSLIRLGVEDRPTQRSASTHDVNLPTALALGRQAGAHLPPPDQITIIAVEAQDVLSFGETLTPEVERAIPLATQAVLQLLGLEKESA
- a CDS encoding F420-nonreducing hydrogenase, coding for MTGKPKLALYWAASCGGCDIAVLAIDDKILEVANLFDIVLWPVAIDAKVRDIERLADGSIDVCLFNGGIRNSEQEYMARLLRAKAKVLVAFGSCAHEGCIPGLANANSRDEIFQYVYKDSPSVDNPQGLVPVPDFEVPEGTLHIPVFYDTLKTLDQTVPVDYYLPGCPPEAENIWTAVQAVAAGLAGAPLPPTGTVLGAQTTVCDECKRTRTEKKIKVFKRVWEILPNETECLLEQGLVCCGIATRGGCGALCPVVNSPCIGCHGPNEGVQDFGARMISALASVIDSDNPAEIDHIIEQGIPDPLGTFYRFSLAHSLLRRTKLGNGNGAAQHAAVPAGRTA
- a CDS encoding 4Fe-4S binding protein, whose amino-acid sequence is PHKNYEEFYDRLLAEGMQFVRGRVAEVTDAARLPGEQGMLIVQSEDTLAGRQRRTPVDMVVLMGALEPRHDARETAIKFGISCSMNGWFTERHPKLDPVATMTDGVFIAGVCQGPKDIPDAVAQGSAASARILGMITKGTVLIEPVVATIHEENCSGCRICNNLCPYNAITFLDDKGVSYVNAALCKGCGTCVAACPAQAISGAHFSNEQIFAEIEGLLYDANGGNGAGPKVEPAVVLA